One genomic region from Thermoleptolyngbya sichuanensis A183 encodes:
- a CDS encoding cobyrinic acid a,c-diamide synthase, which translates to MAKPRPPRRNGFYRDDTVGSILNKLPPEAKIWVESLPWHQRRYVLSLCHLMCAASPEVQAEFLDNYTADGLVSRKLEDKETEQRVRDYLKEFRIATELDAGVLRRYIRQFYVHSAQDARRQPDLYLESALRLVFSTEERNNVFSYVLGFELLKMMFRMSWYQHEKLYRLQRNQDDFIATYIKPIQYAHRVNSIVVPKDEGVFFARRNYFVQEPEIPEKRLIELVMATFTTDVVSNFGFSLMRHPNSLIFDYDHIFDLEQDVIFDLNATE; encoded by the coding sequence ATGGCAAAACCCCGACCTCCCCGACGCAACGGTTTTTATCGAGACGACACAGTTGGGAGCATTCTCAACAAGCTGCCGCCAGAGGCAAAGATTTGGGTAGAAAGCCTGCCCTGGCACCAGCGGCGTTACGTACTGTCGCTGTGTCACCTGATGTGTGCAGCATCGCCAGAGGTGCAGGCGGAGTTTCTGGACAACTACACGGCCGATGGGCTGGTGTCGCGCAAGCTAGAGGACAAAGAAACCGAGCAGCGGGTACGAGACTATCTCAAAGAATTTCGCATTGCCACCGAGCTGGACGCAGGCGTGCTGCGACGCTATATCCGCCAGTTTTATGTGCATTCTGCTCAGGATGCACGACGGCAGCCAGATTTATACCTGGAATCGGCGCTGCGGCTGGTGTTCAGCACGGAGGAGCGCAACAACGTATTTAGCTATGTGCTGGGCTTTGAGCTGCTGAAAATGATGTTTCGCATGAGTTGGTATCAGCATGAAAAGCTGTACCGCCTACAGCGCAACCAGGATGACTTTATTGCCACCTATATTAAGCCGATCCAATATGCTCATCGGGTCAACAGCATTGTCGTGCCCAAGGATGAAGGCGTGTTTTTTGCGCGGCGAAACTATTTTGTGCAGGAGCCAGAAATTCCCGAAAAGCGGCTGATTGAACTGGTGATGGCGACGTTTACTACGGATGTCGTTTCAAACTTTGGCTTTTCGCTGATGCGCCACCCGAATTCACTCATTTTTGACTACGACCACATTTTTGACCTGGAACAGGACGTGATTTTTGACCTGAACGCAACAGAGTAG
- a CDS encoding PTPA-CTERM sorting domain-containing protein: MNLRNFGLKAVALAAVVAAGALSAAPSTQAAAIRPGDTIDISNEPGFGVLVIGSGFDGLSPVVDKLDFAASSGTGQIKVTGGTGGFVPYIGKVGTIQDLTFMGGVSVPVNAFLDIAPDLLFDLSSATVLVGSKNGNFRPVDVELFGNFRNAEGSILGQGLLTAQLRWTNPGERRSYSISAEAVPTPALLPGLMAMGAAALRKRREAEEETLDAEV, from the coding sequence ATGAACTTAAGAAATTTTGGATTGAAGGCAGTTGCCCTCGCCGCAGTCGTTGCGGCGGGTGCATTATCTGCTGCTCCCTCTACACAGGCTGCTGCTATTAGGCCTGGAGACACGATTGACATTTCCAATGAACCCGGCTTCGGGGTACTAGTTATTGGATCTGGATTCGACGGGCTTTCCCCAGTAGTGGACAAGCTGGATTTTGCAGCTAGTTCTGGTACAGGACAAATTAAAGTCACGGGTGGCACAGGGGGCTTTGTGCCCTACATAGGGAAGGTCGGAACCATCCAGGATTTGACATTCATGGGAGGCGTTTCTGTCCCTGTGAATGCCTTCTTAGACATCGCTCCAGATTTATTGTTTGACCTTTCGAGTGCCACAGTGTTGGTCGGCAGTAAGAATGGAAACTTTCGTCCAGTTGATGTTGAGCTGTTTGGTAACTTTAGGAATGCTGAAGGGAGCATCCTAGGTCAAGGTTTACTAACTGCTCAGTTGCGCTGGACTAATCCTGGGGAGCGGCGGTCATATTCTATTTCCGCAGAAGCTGTTCCCACTCCAGCGCTGTTGCCGGGGCTGATGGCGATGGGGGCGGCGGCGCTGCGGAAGCGGAGGGAAGCGGAAGAAGAAACCCTGGATGCTGAGGTTTGA